A section of the Polynucleobacter sp. AP-Jannik-300A-C4 genome encodes:
- a CDS encoding methionyl-tRNA formyltransferase — protein MRVALIGSADFGKAALEAFLDRGDEVVAVFCPPDNPKSSKPEALKEAAIARGLSPLQFASLKGPEAAQAMIDSQADICVMAYVLQFVPQELCKIPKHGTIQYHPSLLPKYRGPSAINWAIALGEEKTGLTIFRPSDGLDEGEIILQKEVAIGPDDTLGKVYFDHLFPVGVKALLEAADLVLANKHQEVVQDESQANYEGWFDANAAQIHWATHITQIYNLIRACNPAPGAWTKFGEQKVQIYDCHKHVAATFGSVKGKPGEITQINLDSFFVACHGGQIEVLKAKGAAGKVTGAELAKELSLEIGHFFAL, from the coding sequence ATGCGTGTTGCGCTGATTGGAAGTGCGGATTTTGGTAAGGCGGCATTAGAGGCTTTTTTGGATCGTGGTGACGAAGTCGTTGCCGTTTTTTGTCCGCCGGATAATCCAAAATCTAGCAAACCTGAGGCGCTGAAAGAGGCGGCTATTGCAAGAGGCTTAAGCCCCTTGCAATTTGCCTCTCTCAAGGGCCCTGAAGCAGCGCAAGCAATGATTGATAGCCAGGCGGATATCTGTGTGATGGCCTATGTGCTTCAGTTTGTGCCGCAAGAGCTTTGCAAAATTCCTAAGCATGGCACGATTCAATATCACCCTTCCTTATTGCCCAAGTACCGTGGTCCTAGTGCCATTAATTGGGCAATTGCATTAGGTGAAGAAAAAACAGGCCTGACAATCTTCCGTCCATCTGATGGTTTGGATGAGGGTGAAATCATTTTGCAAAAAGAAGTTGCTATTGGACCTGACGATACATTGGGTAAAGTCTACTTTGATCACTTATTTCCAGTTGGAGTGAAAGCACTTCTTGAGGCTGCTGATCTAGTGCTTGCAAATAAGCATCAAGAAGTTGTTCAAGATGAATCGCAGGCGAATTACGAAGGCTGGTTTGATGCAAATGCTGCTCAAATCCACTGGGCCACTCACATTACTCAAATTTATAACTTAATACGTGCATGCAATCCTGCACCGGGTGCTTGGACTAAGTTTGGCGAGCAAAAAGTACAGATCTACGATTGCCACAAGCATGTAGCAGCTACCTTTGGATCCGTTAAAGGCAAGCCAGGTGAAATCACTCAAATAAATTTGGATTCATTCTTTGTCGCCTGCCATGGTGGGCAGATCGAAGTCCTTAAGGCAAAAGGCGCTGCTGGAAAAGTAACGGGTGCTGAATTAGCTAAAGAGTTGAGTTTAGAGATCGGGCACTTCTTCGCACTATAA
- the frc gene encoding formyl-CoA transferase — MAKALEGVKILDFTHVQSGPTCTQLLAWFGADVIKVEKSGEGDATRGQLRDIPDADSLYFTMLNHNKRSITVNTKTPKGKEILERLIKECDVLVENFAPGALDRMGFSWERIQELNPMMIMASVKGFGPGPYEDCKVYENVAQCAGGSASTTGFDDGPPMVTGAQIGDSGTGLHLALGIVTALYQRTHSGRGQKVLAAMQDAVLNLCRVKLRDQQRLERVGLMQEYPQFPNGEFGDSVPRAGNASGGGQPGWIVKCKGWETDPNSYMYVIVQAPVWEAICKVIDREDWITDVRFASPMARLPHLMEIFGEIEKWTMTKTKFEVMDILNKYDIPCGPILSMKEIAEEPALRATGTVVEVDHPIRGKYLTVGNPIKMSDSPTDVTRSPLLGEHTDEILHELGYSTDELISLRHDKVI, encoded by the coding sequence ATGGCAAAAGCATTAGAAGGGGTCAAAATTCTTGACTTCACACACGTTCAATCTGGCCCAACATGTACTCAGTTGCTTGCTTGGTTTGGTGCAGACGTAATCAAAGTAGAAAAATCAGGTGAAGGCGATGCCACTCGTGGTCAATTGCGCGATATCCCTGATGCAGATAGTTTGTATTTCACCATGTTGAACCACAACAAGCGTTCAATCACTGTCAATACGAAAACTCCAAAGGGTAAGGAAATTCTGGAGCGTTTGATTAAGGAGTGTGATGTTCTTGTTGAGAACTTCGCTCCTGGCGCACTAGACCGTATGGGTTTTTCTTGGGAGCGTATTCAAGAGCTCAATCCTATGATGATCATGGCTTCAGTAAAAGGCTTTGGCCCTGGTCCTTACGAGGATTGCAAAGTTTATGAAAACGTTGCTCAATGTGCTGGCGGTTCAGCGTCAACAACTGGTTTTGATGATGGCCCTCCTATGGTGACTGGTGCGCAGATTGGTGACAGTGGTACTGGCCTGCATTTAGCATTAGGAATTGTGACTGCACTGTATCAACGCACTCACTCTGGTCGTGGTCAAAAAGTATTGGCAGCAATGCAAGATGCGGTATTGAATTTGTGCCGCGTGAAGTTGCGCGATCAACAGCGCTTAGAGCGCGTTGGTTTGATGCAAGAGTACCCGCAGTTCCCTAATGGAGAGTTCGGTGATTCAGTGCCTCGTGCAGGTAATGCTTCAGGCGGTGGTCAGCCTGGTTGGATTGTGAAATGCAAAGGCTGGGAAACAGATCCAAATTCCTACATGTATGTCATCGTACAAGCCCCTGTTTGGGAGGCGATTTGCAAGGTAATCGACCGAGAAGATTGGATTACGGATGTGCGATTTGCATCCCCAATGGCGCGCTTGCCACATTTGATGGAAATTTTCGGTGAAATCGAAAAATGGACAATGACAAAGACGAAGTTCGAAGTCATGGATATCTTGAACAAATACGATATTCCTTGTGGTCCAATTTTGTCGATGAAAGAGATCGCAGAAGAGCCGGCATTGCGCGCTACTGGAACTGTTGTTGAAGTGGATCACCCAATTCGCGGCAAATACCTCACTGTTGGTAACCCAATCAAGATGTCTGATAGCCCAACGGATGTAACTCGTTCGCCGCTACTCGGTGAGCATACCGATGAGATCCTTCACGAACTCGGCTATTCAACGGATGAGTTGATTAGTCTTCGTCACGATAAGGTTATCTAA